One segment of Coregonus clupeaformis isolate EN_2021a chromosome 38, ASM2061545v1, whole genome shotgun sequence DNA contains the following:
- the LOC121534038 gene encoding uncharacterized protein LOC121534038 isoform X2 — MAMSGLLVCALMAALVGVGLTSPVSKSDDNTKQGGILPQLLARGEAVRNAAENVARREQDTQMSMARMERMAHLSEDQREFMSKKIMQAISGLYCSQR, encoded by the exons ATGGCAATGAGTGGATTGTTGGTGTGCGCCCTCATGGCAGCGCTAGTGGGGGTTGGTTTGACATCGCCCGTATCCAAGTCGGATGACAACACCAAACAGGGTGGGATACTGCCACAGCTACTGGCCAGGGGGGAGGCAGTGAGGAATGCTGCGGAGAACGTCGCTAGGCGGGAGCAAGACACTCAAATGAGCATGGCACGGATGGAGAGGATGGCGCACCTGTCGGAGGACCAGCGCGAGTTCATGTCCAAGAAAATCATGCAGGCCATCTCAG GTTTGTATTGTTCGCAGAGATGA
- the LOC121534038 gene encoding cholecystokinin-like isoform X1 — MAMSGLLVCALMAALVGVGLTSPVSKSDDNTKQGGILPQLLARGEAVRNAAENVARREQDTQMSMARMERMAHLSEDQREFMSKKIMQAISEMMNECPDRDYQGWVDFGRRSAE, encoded by the exons ATGGCAATGAGTGGATTGTTGGTGTGCGCCCTCATGGCAGCGCTAGTGGGGGTTGGTTTGACATCGCCCGTATCCAAGTCGGATGACAACACCAAACAGGGTGGGATACTGCCACAGCTACTGGCCAGGGGGGAGGCAGTGAGGAATGCTGCGGAGAACGTCGCTAGGCGGGAGCAAGACACTCAAATGAGCATGGCACGGATGGAGAGGATGGCGCACCTGTCGGAGGACCAGCGCGAGTTCATGTCCAAGAAAATCATGCAGGCCATCTCAG AGATGATGAACGAGTGTCCGGACCGAGACTACCAAGGATGGGTAGACTTTGGACGGCGAAGTGCAGAGTAG
- the LOC121534036 gene encoding trafficking kinesin-binding protein 1 isoform X2: protein MEEGFCPVTVEVWSSSASEEEEKESGHGSQEEEEEEVEEGEKQHNKETLCRELMQVLCSERVGQVTKTYHDIEAVTHLLEEKERDLELAARIGQSLLKQNRDLTARNELMDEQLEIAKEEIAQLRHELSMRDDLLHLYASTEEIENASDSHSLMKRNESSNSLSNRVNYDFIQQKLKGLEEENLKLRCEANELTSETANYEEQEQELMMVCVEELTSVNKQVVDLSDELARKVEDTLRQQEEISSLLGQIVDLQARCKGLTTDNEELTQHLSASRESQSQLKSELNYLQDKYSECEDMLREAREDIKNLRNKSMPNSTVQRYSALSAVFPMDSLAAEIEGTFRKGLDVPAPSEYKNHPWRVFETVKVVNQASRLRSRCHSPGQVPGSSPMSLRSSRASTPRTSYYGSDSTSLTLEDKPPSAISRLAEVAHTEDNSVSGLKRLGMPGMPGGQDLEAALRCLSDRQQSHASERPFFEVERERKLRALAAAYQGCSEEGEEVGELGSSGFLTPNDSLVSSSVASTGTNYSNGSSLHSSAGSGGSRSYLPDRLQIVKPLEGSVTLHHWQQLAKPNLGGILHPRPGVLTKDFRELEIDLQHVYSLNDLEEDEPDLSQLSHSLAAGAMVTPLSSGPNLPQTPPTHTVTTCRRHHPSLLLPSFSTSLCSRSLSACGSCEHLSTKSPSSSNQQHCGLIFDPSQGGGHHSTSTPAPPLSLGLLRLLEEQGISGSTVPYPYHQLTPLTAHTHPTTAEEDRDGGTFKMEEEGRRNIFSFNLVEKLRSLGLHKVAARGVVDWRENGEEREAVRQYRHPPRV from the exons TGCTGTGTTCAGAGAGAGTGGGCCAGGTCACTAAGACGTACCATGACATCGAGGCTGTCACCCACCTACTGGAAGAG AAAGAGCGGGACCTCGAATTGGCGGCCCGGATCGGCCAATCGCTGCTCAAGCAGAATCGGGATCTAACGGCACGGAATGAGTTAATGGACGAACAGCTGGAGATCGCTAAGGAAGAG ATAGCCCAGCTGCGTCATGAGCTTTCAATGAGAGACGACCTGCTCCACTTGTATGCCAGCACAGAGGAGATCGAGAACGCCTCCGACTCACACTCACT AATGAAGAGGAACGAGTCGTCTAACTCACTCAGTAACCGTGTCAATTATGACTTCATACAACAGAAACTCAAAGGTCTGGAGGAGGAGAACCTCAAACTACGCTGTGAG GCCAATGAACTGACGTCAGAGACTGCTAACTATGAGGAACAAGAGCAGGAGCTGATGATGGTGTGTGTGGAGGAACTCA CCTCTGTGAATAAGCAGGTGGTGGACCTGTCTGATGAGTTGGCCCGTAAGGTGGAGGACACTCTCAGGCAGCAGGAGGAGATCAGTTCCCTGCTTGGACAGATAGTCGACCTGCAGGCACGCTGCAAAGGG CTCACCACTGACAACGAAGAGCTAACCCAGCACCTGAGTGCCTCGCGGGAGAGCCAATCACAGCTCAAATCAGAG CTAAACTACCTGCAGGACAAGTACTCAGAGTGCGAGGACATGCTACGGGAGGCCAGAGAGGACATTAAGAACCTGCGAAACAAGAGCATGCCCAACAGCACGGTGCAGCGCTACAGCGCCCTATCAGCCGTGTTCCCCATGGACTCCCTGGCAGCAGAGATAGAGGGCACCTTCCGCAAGGGCCTGGACGTCCCTGCCCCGTCCGAGTACAA GAACCATCCGTGGCGCGTGTTTGAGACGGTGAAGGTGGTGAACCAAGCGTCGAGGCTGCGGTCGCGGTGCCACTCCCCCGGCCAGGTGCCCGGCTCCAGCCCCATGTCGCTGCGCTCCAGCCGCGCCTCCACCCCCCGTACCAGCTACTACGGCTCAGACAGCACCAGCCTCACCTTGGAGGACAAACCACCTAGTGCCATATCGAGGCTGGCAGAGGTGGCACACACTGAGGACAACAG TGTTAGTGGCCTTAAGCGTCTGGGGATGCCGGGCATGCCTGGAGGCCAGGACCTAGAAGCTGCGCTCCGCTGTTTATCTGACCGCCAGCAGAGCCATGCCTCAGAGCGCCCCTTCTTTGAGGTGGAGCGCGAACGCAAACTCCGCGCCCTGGCCGCCGCCTACCAGGGGTGCAgcgaggagggtgaggaggtggGCGAGCTGGGCTCCAGCGGGTTCCTTACGCCCAACGACAGCCTGGTGTCCAGCTCGGTGGCGTCGACAGGCACCAACTACTCCAATGGCAGCTCGCTGCACTCCTCGGCCGGATCGGGGGGCTCGCGCTCCTACCTACCCGATCGCCTGCAGATTGTCAAGCCCCTGgaag GTTCAGTGACCCTGCACCATTGGCAGCAGCTGGCCAAGCCCAACCTGGGAGGCATCCTGCACCCTCGTCCGGGGGTCCTCACCAAAGACTTCCGGGAGCTGGAGATCGACCTCCAACACGTCTACAGCCTCAACGACCTGGAGGAGGACGAGCCTGACCTATCACAGCTCTCCCACAGCCTGGCTGCCGGAGCCATGG TCACTCCTCTATCCTCCGGCCCCAACCTCCCCCAGACCCCTCCCACCCACACCGTCACCACCTGTCGGCGCCACCACCCCTCcctcctgctcccctccttctccaccAG CCTTTGCTCTCGCAGCCTGTCCGCTTGTGGGAGCTGTGAGCATCTGAGCACCAAGTCGCCTTCCTCCTCCAATCAGCAGCATTGTGGGCTGATCTTTGACCCTAGCCAGGGCGGTGGCCACCACTCCACCTCCACCCCAGCACCTCCTCTATCACTAGGACTCCTGAGGCTGCTGGAGGAGCAGGGCATCTCCGGCTCCACCGTCCCCTACCCTTACCACCAACTGACCCCACTCACagcccacacacaccccacaacGGCAGAGGAAGATCGGGATGGAGGTACATTCAAGATGGAGGAAGAAGGGAGAaggaacattttcagcttcaacCTGGTAGAGAAGCTGAGGAGTCTGGGACTTCACAAGGTGGCGGCCCGAGGGGTGGTGGACTGGAGAGAgaacggagaggagagagaagcagtcAGGCAATACAGACATCCACCTAGAGTCTGA
- the LOC121534036 gene encoding trafficking kinesin-binding protein 1 isoform X1 produces the protein MDWDPLERVDRGSHDVSTLTELCSGGDSEVEIVSLLSEGLPNYTLRADCMFGYDHDDWLHTPLLPPEVALGLTHDQIEETLKYFLLCSERVGQVTKTYHDIEAVTHLLEEKERDLELAARIGQSLLKQNRDLTARNELMDEQLEIAKEEIAQLRHELSMRDDLLHLYASTEEIENASDSHSLMKRNESSNSLSNRVNYDFIQQKLKGLEEENLKLRCEANELTSETANYEEQEQELMMVCVEELTSVNKQVVDLSDELARKVEDTLRQQEEISSLLGQIVDLQARCKGLTTDNEELTQHLSASRESQSQLKSELNYLQDKYSECEDMLREAREDIKNLRNKSMPNSTVQRYSALSAVFPMDSLAAEIEGTFRKGLDVPAPSEYKNHPWRVFETVKVVNQASRLRSRCHSPGQVPGSSPMSLRSSRASTPRTSYYGSDSTSLTLEDKPPSAISRLAEVAHTEDNSVSGLKRLGMPGMPGGQDLEAALRCLSDRQQSHASERPFFEVERERKLRALAAAYQGCSEEGEEVGELGSSGFLTPNDSLVSSSVASTGTNYSNGSSLHSSAGSGGSRSYLPDRLQIVKPLEGSVTLHHWQQLAKPNLGGILHPRPGVLTKDFRELEIDLQHVYSLNDLEEDEPDLSQLSHSLAAGAMVTPLSSGPNLPQTPPTHTVTTCRRHHPSLLLPSFSTSLCSRSLSACGSCEHLSTKSPSSSNQQHCGLIFDPSQGGGHHSTSTPAPPLSLGLLRLLEEQGISGSTVPYPYHQLTPLTAHTHPTTAEEDRDGGTFKMEEEGRRNIFSFNLVEKLRSLGLHKVAARGVVDWRENGEEREAVRQYRHPPRV, from the exons TGCTGTGTTCAGAGAGAGTGGGCCAGGTCACTAAGACGTACCATGACATCGAGGCTGTCACCCACCTACTGGAAGAG AAAGAGCGGGACCTCGAATTGGCGGCCCGGATCGGCCAATCGCTGCTCAAGCAGAATCGGGATCTAACGGCACGGAATGAGTTAATGGACGAACAGCTGGAGATCGCTAAGGAAGAG ATAGCCCAGCTGCGTCATGAGCTTTCAATGAGAGACGACCTGCTCCACTTGTATGCCAGCACAGAGGAGATCGAGAACGCCTCCGACTCACACTCACT AATGAAGAGGAACGAGTCGTCTAACTCACTCAGTAACCGTGTCAATTATGACTTCATACAACAGAAACTCAAAGGTCTGGAGGAGGAGAACCTCAAACTACGCTGTGAG GCCAATGAACTGACGTCAGAGACTGCTAACTATGAGGAACAAGAGCAGGAGCTGATGATGGTGTGTGTGGAGGAACTCA CCTCTGTGAATAAGCAGGTGGTGGACCTGTCTGATGAGTTGGCCCGTAAGGTGGAGGACACTCTCAGGCAGCAGGAGGAGATCAGTTCCCTGCTTGGACAGATAGTCGACCTGCAGGCACGCTGCAAAGGG CTCACCACTGACAACGAAGAGCTAACCCAGCACCTGAGTGCCTCGCGGGAGAGCCAATCACAGCTCAAATCAGAG CTAAACTACCTGCAGGACAAGTACTCAGAGTGCGAGGACATGCTACGGGAGGCCAGAGAGGACATTAAGAACCTGCGAAACAAGAGCATGCCCAACAGCACGGTGCAGCGCTACAGCGCCCTATCAGCCGTGTTCCCCATGGACTCCCTGGCAGCAGAGATAGAGGGCACCTTCCGCAAGGGCCTGGACGTCCCTGCCCCGTCCGAGTACAA GAACCATCCGTGGCGCGTGTTTGAGACGGTGAAGGTGGTGAACCAAGCGTCGAGGCTGCGGTCGCGGTGCCACTCCCCCGGCCAGGTGCCCGGCTCCAGCCCCATGTCGCTGCGCTCCAGCCGCGCCTCCACCCCCCGTACCAGCTACTACGGCTCAGACAGCACCAGCCTCACCTTGGAGGACAAACCACCTAGTGCCATATCGAGGCTGGCAGAGGTGGCACACACTGAGGACAACAG TGTTAGTGGCCTTAAGCGTCTGGGGATGCCGGGCATGCCTGGAGGCCAGGACCTAGAAGCTGCGCTCCGCTGTTTATCTGACCGCCAGCAGAGCCATGCCTCAGAGCGCCCCTTCTTTGAGGTGGAGCGCGAACGCAAACTCCGCGCCCTGGCCGCCGCCTACCAGGGGTGCAgcgaggagggtgaggaggtggGCGAGCTGGGCTCCAGCGGGTTCCTTACGCCCAACGACAGCCTGGTGTCCAGCTCGGTGGCGTCGACAGGCACCAACTACTCCAATGGCAGCTCGCTGCACTCCTCGGCCGGATCGGGGGGCTCGCGCTCCTACCTACCCGATCGCCTGCAGATTGTCAAGCCCCTGgaag GTTCAGTGACCCTGCACCATTGGCAGCAGCTGGCCAAGCCCAACCTGGGAGGCATCCTGCACCCTCGTCCGGGGGTCCTCACCAAAGACTTCCGGGAGCTGGAGATCGACCTCCAACACGTCTACAGCCTCAACGACCTGGAGGAGGACGAGCCTGACCTATCACAGCTCTCCCACAGCCTGGCTGCCGGAGCCATGG TCACTCCTCTATCCTCCGGCCCCAACCTCCCCCAGACCCCTCCCACCCACACCGTCACCACCTGTCGGCGCCACCACCCCTCcctcctgctcccctccttctccaccAG CCTTTGCTCTCGCAGCCTGTCCGCTTGTGGGAGCTGTGAGCATCTGAGCACCAAGTCGCCTTCCTCCTCCAATCAGCAGCATTGTGGGCTGATCTTTGACCCTAGCCAGGGCGGTGGCCACCACTCCACCTCCACCCCAGCACCTCCTCTATCACTAGGACTCCTGAGGCTGCTGGAGGAGCAGGGCATCTCCGGCTCCACCGTCCCCTACCCTTACCACCAACTGACCCCACTCACagcccacacacaccccacaacGGCAGAGGAAGATCGGGATGGAGGTACATTCAAGATGGAGGAAGAAGGGAGAaggaacattttcagcttcaacCTGGTAGAGAAGCTGAGGAGTCTGGGACTTCACAAGGTGGCGGCCCGAGGGGTGGTGGACTGGAGAGAgaacggagaggagagagaagcagtcAGGCAATACAGACATCCACCTAGAGTCTGA